CCGACTACAAAACCTCATTGCAAGAGCGATGGGGTTTTTTTATTAATGAAAGATCTCTTTGTCAATAAAAAAGGCTGCGTGTTTTATCGCAGCCTTTTCAGTTCATTATCAATTATTAACCAAAATAATGCGTTTCGTTTTTATGGGAAGGTGATGGTGGCAGGTGCGTTCATCTTCACCAGATAGGCTTTGCCCGGCATTAGGTTTTGCAGGGTGTTGATGTCGAAAGCCGGCCAAAACACTCCCGTGCCTGCCATTTCTTTTACGATGATCAACGATTCGGCTGCCGCGTCAAACAATGAATCCACAGCTACAGGTTCGCTGCTCAAAACGGGAATCAAATTCCATCCCTCTTCAAGTTCCAGCGACTTATCTTGAACTTTTACTCCTGTGATGTTCAGCGAAACAGCCTCATTTACTTTGATGCTGTAGCCGGTGCTGCTGTTCCACGTCGTCAGTGTGTTGGGGCCGCTGGACGAAACATAACTGCCGGTAAGGTCTTGCAGAATGATGAGTTCATTAGCAATCTGCTCCATCAGCGTGTCGAGGTTTTCCTGGTCAGGCTGACGGAAGGAGGAGAGGCTGTTCCAACCAGCCGTCAGCTCAATAATCTGGCTGCGCAGGCAAGCCTCACAACTACCAAAGCAAACGACGGGAAGTGAAAGGTTTTCGGCGGGAACATCCACAAAGCGGTTGTAGCCGACAAAGTTGTCGTATTCGCCACAGGCTTCTGGCACTGCTTCTTCAAAGTCAAAAGAAGGGCCGTTGAGATATTTGAAAGTCTGGTGCGTGCCGGCCTGCAGGGTGAGAGTAACCGAATAAATTCCAAAACCCCCGGCAAGCATGGGTGTGGCGGTTGCGTTAAAATCGTTAAAAGAGCCAGCCAGAAAAACGCCATCGACGGATACTATTTCGTTGCTCATATCCACGCTAAAAGTTATTTCAACCGGCAGTGGCGGGATGCAGGTGGTGCACGTTCCGAAACAAACCAGATCGAGGATCATGTTTTCGGATGCCACCGTAAGGTAGCGATTGCCCTCAAAGCTGCAAGCTTCGGGCACCTGCTCGTAGTCGTCGGTGGTGTTGCCATTCAGAAACTTGTATTCGTAATATTCGCCGGCCACGAGCTGGGTTGTAAATTCATAAATTCCTTCGCCCATGGGAAGCATCATAGCGGTGTCGGTGTTCCAGCCGTTGAATGCACCGGCCAGATGGACACCCAGCGGTGACACTTCCTCATTGCTCATGTCCACGCTAAAAGTGACCTCAATATCTGCCGGCACGACGCACGGTGTGCACGCGCCAAAACAAACCGGAGCCAGCACCAAGTCGGTTAGCGGCACATCCAGATAGCGGTTGTATCCGCCATAGTTGTCGTCTTCGCCACAGGCGGGAGGCACCTGTTCCTGCTCGTCGAAAGTGATGCCGTTGATGTATTTAAAGGTATGATGTGTGCCGCTTTCCAGAATCAGTGTAACAGCGTATATGTTATCGCCGATAGGGCTCATCATAGTGGAAGCAGGATCCCAGTTCTGAAACGAACCTGTCAGATGAATGCCTTCTGCCGAAACGGTATCGTTGCTCATCTCCACCTGAAACGTAACATTCACTGCAGGTGGAGGTACACAAGGCTCACAACTGCCAAAGCAAACCACCGGAAGGGTGAGGTCATTTCCCGGCACCGTCAATGTGCGGTAGCCTGAGGGATCGGAACAGGCGGCAGGGACGGTTTCGGCACCGGCAAGGGTATTTCCATTTACATACTTAAACTGGATTTGCTCAAACTCTTCAAGGACAATTGTTGCGGTGTAAATGCCGGCTCCGGCATCGGTCATGGGTGTGGCGGCAGGATCGAAATCGTTGAACGACCCCAAAAGGTGTACACCTTCTGACAAAAGGATTTCTTCGCTCATATCTACCCTGAAAGTTATTTCCACCAAAACCGGCTCGGGGCAAGGACCACACATACCATAACATACTACTGGAAAAACTGAATTGGCTTCAGGAACCGTAAAATACCTGTTGTTGTTAAGGCTGCACTCTTCGGGGAGATTTTCGGCTTCCTCCCAGGTGGTTCCATTTATAAACTTGTATTCCTGGTAAGTCCCCGAAGGCAAAATAGTGGTGTAGGTGTAAACTCCTTCACCTATTGATGTCATAGGAGTGTCGCCGGGCTGCCATCCCTGAAATCCTCCTCCGATGTGCACGCCTGCTGGCGCTATCTGTTGCATCGACATATCCACCTGGAAAGTAATTTCAACATCAACAGGCGGCGGGCCGCAAGGATAGCAACTGCCGAAACAAACCGGATCGAGCGTGGTGGTAACTGCCGGCACTATCACCCAACGGTTGTTGCTATGTGCGCATTGCGGCGGAACGGTTTCGCCACCGACCCAGGCGTTGCCATTTAAAAATTTATACTCATGATATTCTCCAACCCCTACTGATACTGTGACGGCATAAACACCGTTCCCCACGGGAAGCATTTCGGTGGCGCCGGTATTCCAGCCCTGAAACGATCCGGCCACATGAACACCCAGCGGTGACACCGTTTGGTTACTCATGTCCACCTGAAAAGTCATGTCCACCTGTAGCGGGTTGCAGGAGATGCAACTCTCAAAGCAAACGGTTGGAATTGTTACATCTTCGGCAGGAACTTCAAAAACCCGGTTGTGGTCATTGCCAATCACACAAGTGTAGGCGCTGTTGAGATCTTCTACGTCCGCCCATGTGGTGCCGTTGATATATTTCCAAAGGATGGTTTCGCCGGCAGGTAAATCAAGCTTCAGGGTATAAATTTTTCCAATAGGAGGTTTCACCATCATGGTGGCAGCCGGATCCCAGCCCTGAAAGTTGCCGGCAATATGCACCCCAAGTGGCGATACAACATCTACTTCCGCCATATCTACCCTGAAAGTTACGAGTGTTGCCGAGGCTGGACTTACATTGCCCACCAGCAGAATAAGGGTCAGCAGGAGTCTTGCAAAGTGCGTTAATTGTTTTTTCATCGTCGTTAGGTTTTAGTTTTTAATAAAATTGTATTCTTTTCTGTGTTAATGATTAATAATCAGCTTGCGATGTACAACTCCACTTGCTGTCCGGATTTCGAGATGATACAATCCGCTTTGCAAATGATGCACATTCATCATTTTGTTATTAATAATAATATGATCGATAAGTTTTCCATCAATGGAATAAATCAGCACTTCAGGCGAACCGACAAGCCCTGAAAAACAAACAACATTGTCGGTGGGGTTGGGAAATAAAACCACTCCATTATTTGGATTATTGGCCGGGTTATGAATGTTGTTGATGATGCAGGTGTCGCAGGAAGAAAAGCAAAAAGCAGTAAGCACCACCGGCTCCTGCGGAACTGTGAAGTAGCGGTTGTTGTTGGCAGCGCAGGCAGCAGGAACCGTTTCGTCATCGCCCCAGCTACTGCCATTAATAAACTTAAACTCGTGATAGCTTCCGGCTTCCAGTGTGGTGGTGTAGGTATAAATATCCTCTTCGTCCTGAACCATCGGCGTAGCTTCCGGGTTCCACTCCTGAAAATCGCCGGCCAGATGCACCCCTTCTCCTGATACTATTTCGTTGGCCATATCCACCCTGAAAGTTACGGCTACCTGCGGCGGCACAATATCACAGGGGAAACAACTTCCAAAGCAAAAAGCAGTGAGTGTATCCGGCTGATCAGGCACTGTAAAAAACCGGTTGCCGCTGTTGGCACAACCTTCCGGTACCAGCTCCTGTCCGTCCCAGGTGTTGCCGTTTACAAATTTGAATTCGTGATAGGTGTTGGAGGCGAGGACGATCGTAGCCGCGTAAACGGCGTCGGCAATGTTGATCATGGCGCTGGCTGCAGGGTTCCAGCCCTGGAAATCGCCGGCCAGGTGCACGCCATCAGCCGAAACAGTTTCATTGGCCATGTCGACAACAAAAGTGATTTCTACATTGGTGGGCGGTGGCCCGCACGGTTCGCAACTGCCAAAACACCAGGCCGGCAAAATTGTGTTTTCGTCAGGAATGGTAATAAAACGGTTGTTATTTTGAGCACACTCCGGCGGGACGATTTCGGCAGCGTCGAAGGTGTTGCCATTGATAAACTTAAACTCGTGATAAGCACCTTCTTCCAGCATAAGTGTTGCTTCATAGACATTGTCGCCCGAGAGTGTCATGGGTGTTCCGGCGGGATTCCATCCCTGGAAAGTTCCTGCCAGATGCACGCCTTCGGGAGCAACCGTTTGGTAGCTCATATCCACACGGAAAGTTATGGCATAATCAGGCAACGGTGGTACGCAGGGTTCGCAACTGCCAAAACAGAGCGCTGGCATGGTGGTGTCGTTGGCGGGCACCGTGAAGTACCGGTTGTAGCCGCCCAGTCCATCGGGGATGCCGCAGCTTTCTGGTACCAATTCGGTGTCGTCGAAGGTGATTCCATTAATAAATTTGTACTCCTGAAAGCTCGCGGAAGGCAGCACCAGCGTGGTGGAATAAATTCCGTTGCCGGATGCGGCTAATGGCGTGGACGATGCGTTCCAGTTCTGGAAAGAACCTGCCAGATGCACCCCGTCGGGCGAGACAATTTCGTTGGTCATGTCGATGGCAAATGTTACGGCAACATCCACAGGCGGTGGGCTGCAGGGATCGCAGGATGCGTAGCAGACCAGCGGAAGGGCGGTGTCATTTTGCGGAAGCGTAATGTAGCGGTTGTTGTTGACGCCGCAGGCCTCGGGCACATCCTCCGATTCTTCCCATGTGGTGCCGTTGATGTATTTAAACTCCTGATAACTTCCCGACGACAAAGTGGCGGTGTAGGTATAAATATTATCGCCGGCGTCGGTCATGGGTGTGGCGCCGGGCAGCCATCCCTGAAATCCGCCACCAATGTGCACGCCGTCGGACGAAATGGTTTGCTCCGACATATCCACCTGAAAAGTTACCTGAATATCCACAGGCGGCGGGCCGCATGGGAAGCAGCTTCCAAAACAAACTGCTTCCAAAGTAGTAGGAACCGGCGGCACGATGAGGTAACGGTTCATGCCATTGGCACAGGGAGGCGGCACCGTTTCGTCGAAACCCCAGTCGTTGCCATTGATAAACTTGTATTCGTAATATCCGCCCGCTTCCACCGCAACAGTCACCTGGTAAACATTGTCGCCCGCCAGCGTCATGAGGGTAGCTCCCGGCTGCCACGGCGGCTCCTGAAAGCTGCCGGCAACGTGCACGCCGTTAGCCGAAACAGTTTCGTTGGACATATCCACCTGAAAAGTGATTTCCACCAGCGGAGGGTTACAGATGGTGCAACTGCCAAAACAAAAAGC
This region of Bacteroidales bacterium genomic DNA includes:
- a CDS encoding T9SS type A sorting domain-containing protein, which encodes MWRRITLLIALMIAGIVVTQALAVEVTFRVDMSEQTVSPLGVHIAGNFQEWNPGSTEMTLTQNNIYAYTAELASGEAIEYKFINGNDWGMDEQVPPGCAFNNNRFLTVPAQNVVLDAFCFGSCTICNPPLVEITFQVDMSNETVSANGVHVAGSFQEPPWQPGATLMTLAGDNVYQVTVAVEAGGYYEYKFINGNDWGFDETVPPPCANGMNRYLIVPPVPTTLEAVCFGSCFPCGPPPVDIQVTFQVDMSEQTISSDGVHIGGGFQGWLPGATPMTDAGDNIYTYTATLSSGSYQEFKYINGTTWEESEDVPEACGVNNNRYITLPQNDTALPLVCYASCDPCSPPPVDVAVTFAIDMTNEIVSPDGVHLAGSFQNWNASSTPLAASGNGIYSTTLVLPSASFQEYKFINGITFDDTELVPESCGIPDGLGGYNRYFTVPANDTTMPALCFGSCEPCVPPLPDYAITFRVDMSYQTVAPEGVHLAGTFQGWNPAGTPMTLSGDNVYEATLMLEEGAYHEFKFINGNTFDAAEIVPPECAQNNNRFITIPDENTILPAWCFGSCEPCGPPPTNVEITFVVDMANETVSADGVHLAGDFQGWNPAASAMINIADAVYAATIVLASNTYHEFKFVNGNTWDGQELVPEGCANSGNRFFTVPDQPDTLTAFCFGSCFPCDIVPPQVAVTFRVDMANEIVSGEGVHLAGDFQEWNPEATPMVQDEEDIYTYTTTLEAGSYHEFKFINGSSWGDDETVPAACAANNNRYFTVPQEPVVLTAFCFSSCDTCIINNIHNPANNPNNGVVLFPNPTDNVVCFSGLVGSPEVLIYSIDGKLIDHIIINNKMMNVHHLQSGLYHLEIRTASGVVHRKLIINH